AGGAGCTGTCCTTAGTACGAGAGGACCGGGATGGACTTACCGCTGGTGTACCAGTTGTTCTGCCAAGGGCATTGCTGGGTAGCTATGTAGGGAAGGGATAAACGCTGAAAGCATCTAAGTGTGAAGCCCACCTCAAGATGAGATTTCCCATTTCTTTAAGAAAGTAAGACCCCTGAGAGATGATCAGGTAGATAGGTTGGAAGTGGAAGTGCAGTGATGTACGGAGCGGACCAATACTAATCGGTCGAGGACTTAACCAAAGAAACGAAATAAAAAAGTATTTTCGGAATGTTTGATTACTACTTCAATCCAGTTTTGAGTGAATAATCACTCAACTTAATAGTAACAACACCCAGTGTGGTGGCGATAGCGAGAAGGATACACCTGTTCCCATGCCGAACACAGAAGTTAAGCTTCTTAGCGCCAATTGTAGTGAAGGGTTTCCCTTTGTGAGAGTAGGACGTTGCCACGCTAGTTGTTATTCCGGCATAGCTCAGTTGGTAGTAGCGCATGACTGTTAATCATGATGTCGTAGGTTCGAGTCCTACTGCCGGAGTTCCTTAATATAGGATATATGAGTAGGCTTTGCTTCTTTTAACTCTGGAGAGTTGTCCGAGTGGCCGAAGGAGCATGATTGGAAATCATGTAGGCGGTGAACACTGTCTCAAGGGTTCGAATCCCTTACTCTCCGTATTAAGTTTCTATTGGCCCGTTGGTCAAGCGGTTAAGACACCGCCCTTTCACGGCGGTATCACGGGTTCGATTCCCGTACGGGTCATTTATATTTATTGGAGGTTTAGCTCAGCTGGGAGAGCACCTGCCTTACAAGCAGGGGGTCGGCGGTTCGATCCCGTCAACCTCCATTAAATTACGGTTTGGTAGTTCAGTTGGTTAGAATGCCTGCCTGTCACGCAGGAGGTCGCGGGTTCGAGTCCCGTCCAGACCGTTATTATTATAGTTTTTGGCGCAGTAGCTCAGTTGGTAGAGCAACGGATTGAAGCTCCGTGTGTCGGCAGTTCGATTCTGTCTTGCGCCATTTGGAGGAATAGCGAAGTGGCTAAACGCGACGGACTGTAAATCCGTTCCTTAGGGTTCAGTGGTTCGAATCCACTTTCCTCCATTACATAGTAGGGATATAGTTAAACGGTATAACTACGGTCTCCAAAACCGTCATTGTGGGTTCGATTCCTACTATCCCTGTTAAAATTTTATGGCGATTGTGGTGAAGTGGTTAACACAGCGGATTGTGGTTCCGCCATGCGTGGGTTCGATCCCCATCAGTCGCCCTTAGTTTTAAATTTTATGATATGTTTTATGGCGATTGTGGTGAAGTGGTTAACACAGCGGATTGTGGTTCCGCCACGCGTGGGTTCGATTCCCATCAGTCGCCCTTAGCTTTAATTTTTGGGGTATAGCCAAGCGGTAAGGCAACAGGTTTTGATCCTGTCATGCGTTGGTTCGAATCCAGCTACCCCAGTTTCTCTATTAGAGAATGACTAAATTATTAATATGGCGGTATAGCCAAGTGGTAAGGCAGAGGTCTGCAAAACCTTCATCACCGGTTCAAATCCGGTTACCGCCTTGCAAAATTATTTCATGCCGGCGTGGCGGAATTGGCAGACGCGCTGGACTCAAAATCCAGTGCCCGCGAGGGCGTGCCGGTTCGACCCCGGCCGCCGGTATAAAAAAACTGTTAAATCGTTGATTTGACAGTTTTTTTGCGTTGTTGTGCGAATGTTAAATTTTAGAGGATACATAAGATAAAGGTATGATAATGATTATTTAAGAGTTGAAATTACTTATAATTTTGAGATAAGAAATGAACAAACTCAAATTTTTTATGCATTTTGTTTTGTCGCTACACATTTGTTTTTTTTTGATTTATCAAGGGTATGTTGCAAAAGAGGTTGTTCTCATCATTGGAAATATACTTGAGGAAATTAGAAAAACATATTATCATATATTTCGAGAATACGAAGTAAGAACTAGATAAAAACTTGGAATTTGATAAATTTATTATTTCAATATAATATTTAATCTAGAATTTAATAGCGTGAAGAGAGTACGAGTAAATTTATTATGTTTGAAATATTTAACAAAATTTTGTATCGAATTACTCATGTGGACTGTATACTTGTAACATTAACGTTTCTGACGAATCGTTGATGTTTTTTATATACATTTTACTTTGGCTATCATTTAGGGATGATTTATTTCAAAATTTTAATAACTCACAAAAATGACCAGTGTAATGGACAGAAATCAGGGGAGCGTTTTCTTATGGATGAGTTATGATGAATATATTAAGGAGGTGTTATTATGAGTTCAAAAAAAGAACGCAAACAAACGTTACTGTTGCTTCTCTCGAAAAAACAAGATTATATGACTGCAGGAGAATTAGCAAGTATGCTAAATGCTTCTCCTAAGACCATTTATCGTTTAATAAAAAAAATTAACGATGAAACCTTCGATGGTTCGCTCATACTATCTGAAAAAGGAAGGGGATACAAGCTAGACTACGAAATATATATGAAACATGATCGATATTCAGTCGGAAAAAAAAGTAATTTTTCACCAAAAGAAAGACGGAGTCGGATTTTGGAGGAGTTGTTGTTATCTTCTCCAAAAGCTAAAAATGTTTATGAACTATTTGAGGAATACTATGTCGGAGATTCAGTGATATTTAATGATGAGCAACTATTAGCCGAAGAATTAAAAAAATATGATTTAACGCTTCAACGTAAAAATCGTGCGTTAGCAATTGTCGGTGATGAAACGGCAATCAGGAAAGCTATATCCGATAGAATACAAATGTTAAATATAATTGATATTGAGGATCTTAGAAACAATAAAGAGCTTAATTTTAATAATTATGATGTGCTGTTTGTTTTAGATCAATTGAAAAGTATCGAAAAGAAGCTTGATATTGTTATTCCAAATCCTTATAACGTAAACATTTTTTCGCATCTTTACATCTTAATCAGTCGTTCGCGAAAAGTGGATCTTTCTAAAAAATATGAATTGTCCAATGAGGAAGAAATTGAGCTAGAGAGAGACTTTACACTCAAAGCGGTTGCACAGGCATCGATTCAAAAGATAGAAGCGTATTTGAATAAAAAACTTTCGAAAGTGGAAGTTTACTATTTGTATCAATACTTAGTTTCTTCAAGAATGCAAGGTTCATTGAGTAAAGCAACAACTTTTTCTCCCAAGGTTATGAAAATCACTCATTTTTATCTGGACGAGATGAGTGCACAATTGAAAATTTTGATCAATAACGACACGATTTTTCTGGAGTTGGCTAATCATATTAAACCTATGCTGAACCGTCTTGAAAATGGGATACGCGTGAAAAATAGTTTGTTGGATCAAATAAAAATGACTTATGAAGTAATTTTTAGGAAAATAACGCAAGTATCTGATGCGGTAAGTAAAAAATATCAATTACCTGCCATAAATGAAGATGAAAATGGGTTTATCACATTATATTTTGCCCGAATCATTGAAACCAATCAGGTTCCTATTCGGACGTTGATTATGTGTACGACTGGAGTTGGGACTTCAGAGCTGTTGAGAGTAAAAGTTGAGAAAAAATTCCCGGAATTAAAAATCGTTGAAGTAGTTGCTACTCGAAATGTAGCAGAATCTTTAAAAAACCATTCCGATATTGAATTGATTCTCACAACCATTCATTTACAAAATAGGATACCCATCCAGTCTTTATTAGTAAGCGCAATGTTTACAATGGATGATCAGCATAGACTTCAAAGAAAGATCGAGGAAATATATCATGAACGCTAGTCCTTTATATCAGATTTTTCTAGATCGAGAGTTAATTTCTAAGCAGCAAGTGTATCAATTTATTGCGGAAACGGCAGTACCTTTATTGACGACGAAAGAAAAAGGGCAGATCGTTGACTCTTTCATTGCTCGTGAAAAGATAGGAAATAACCAGATTGCAGATCAAGTTGTATTGCCACATTTAGAAAATTCATTATTGAAAAAAAGTGAGATATATCTTATTCGATTAAAAGAGGAAATGCAAGAGTGGACGAAAGATATTCAGAATATAAAATTAATTATTGTCATCTTACTAAAAGAAGATGAAATGTTTGAAGAAAAAAAGGAAATCAGCAATTTTACTAGAAAATTGGCAGATGAACAATTCTTAGAAAAGCTGTTGACCCTGAAAATGGAAGCGGATTTTTATAAAGAAATACAAAAAAATGAGGAGGAAAAATGATGAAGATAGTAGGCGTAGCAGCATGTACTGTAGGGATTGCCCACACATATATTGCACAAGAAAAATTGGAGAATGCTGCAAAAAATGCAGGATATGATATTCATGTGGAAACACAAGGAACCATTGGAATTGAAAATGAATTAACGGATGAACAAATTAAGGAAGCGGATATTGTCATTTTAGCGATTGATGTAAAAATTTCCGGAAGAGAGCGTTTTGATGGAAAAAGAATCATTCAAGTTCCGACAGAAGTCGCTGTAAAATCACCGAATAAACTAATTGAAAAAGCGCAAGAAGTTATTGCAAAAGGCTAAGTAAACTCTTAGGAGGGATTGTAATGGAAGTAAAAGATATGGTTGATTTAAAAACAGTAAAGACAAATATGAATGCAAAAACGAAAGATGAAGCATTGAAAGAATTAGCTAATCTTTTACATGAAAATGGATATATCTCAGAGGTAGATGGTTTTATAAAAAATATCTACGTTAGAGAAGCGCAAGGTCAAACTGGTATTGGAAACTATATAGCTATTCCACATGGAAAAAGTCCATATGTAAAAAATATCGGTGTGGCTATTGGTATCAACAATACTGAAATCCCTTGGGAATCTTTAGATGGAAATGGCGTAAAAGGAATCATTCTTTTTGCAGTTGGAAATGATAACGAAGGAGCAACTAAGCACCTTAAACTATTGTCATTATTTGCGAGAAAACTTGGAAATGATGAAGTAGTGGAGGAACTTATTCAATCCGAATCACCAGAAGATGTAGTGAGAGCATTCTCTTAATGAAGACACAAAAAAGATATGCTGTGGATAATTTCAATAGAGGAGATCATAACATGGGTTATTTAAAAAATAGAAAATAAAAGAGCATTGTTTAGGGGGATAAAAATGAAAAAGATAAAAGAGCTGAATCTTAAAGGTCATTTATTAACAGCAATCTCATATTTAATTCCAATTGTCTGTGGAGCTGGATTTTTAATAGCAATTGGCATGGGTTTTGGTGGAACAAGTCAAGGAGCATTGATACCAGGTGAATTTTCAATTTGGAATGCTTTAGCAACTATGGGTGGTGCTGGATTAGGATTACTTCCTGTTGTTATAGCTACTGGGATTTCTTTTTCAATCGCTGGAAAACCCGGAATTGCTCCAGGATTTATCATTGGATTGACTGCCAATGCAATCGGAGCAGGATTTGTCGGTGGTATCTTAGGTGGTTATTTAGCTGGATATCTTGTATTAGCCATTTTAAAACATGTGAAATTACCAAGCTGGGCTAAAGGGTTGATGCCTACATTGATCATACCATTTTTAACTTCAATCATTGGTGGATTGATCATGGTCTATATTATTGGTACACCAATAACGGCATTAACTTCGCTATTAACGAATTTCTTAGACAGTCTTGGCAATTCGTCGTTATTGATTTTTGGCGGTGTAATTGGACTATTAAGTGGTATTGATTATGGTGGACCGATCAATAAAA
The DNA window shown above is from Enterococcus sp. 12C11_DIV0727 and carries:
- a CDS encoding BglG family transcription antiterminator, whose translation is MSSKKERKQTLLLLLSKKQDYMTAGELASMLNASPKTIYRLIKKINDETFDGSLILSEKGRGYKLDYEIYMKHDRYSVGKKSNFSPKERRSRILEELLLSSPKAKNVYELFEEYYVGDSVIFNDEQLLAEELKKYDLTLQRKNRALAIVGDETAIRKAISDRIQMLNIIDIEDLRNNKELNFNNYDVLFVLDQLKSIEKKLDIVIPNPYNVNIFSHLYILISRSRKVDLSKKYELSNEEEIELERDFTLKAVAQASIQKIEAYLNKKLSKVEVYYLYQYLVSSRMQGSLSKATTFSPKVMKITHFYLDEMSAQLKILINNDTIFLELANHIKPMLNRLENGIRVKNSLLDQIKMTYEVIFRKITQVSDAVSKKYQLPAINEDENGFITLYFARIIETNQVPIRTLIMCTTGVGTSELLRVKVEKKFPELKIVEVVATRNVAESLKNHSDIELILTTIHLQNRIPIQSLLVSAMFTMDDQHRLQRKIEEIYHER
- a CDS encoding PTS sugar transporter subunit IIA, producing the protein MNASPLYQIFLDRELISKQQVYQFIAETAVPLLTTKEKGQIVDSFIAREKIGNNQIADQVVLPHLENSLLKKSEIYLIRLKEEMQEWTKDIQNIKLIIVILLKEDEMFEEKKEISNFTRKLADEQFLEKLLTLKMEADFYKEIQKNEEEK
- a CDS encoding PTS fructose transporter subunit IIB, which encodes MKIVGVAACTVGIAHTYIAQEKLENAAKNAGYDIHVETQGTIGIENELTDEQIKEADIVILAIDVKISGRERFDGKRIIQVPTEVAVKSPNKLIEKAQEVIAKG
- a CDS encoding PTS sugar transporter subunit IIA; amino-acid sequence: MEVKDMVDLKTVKTNMNAKTKDEALKELANLLHENGYISEVDGFIKNIYVREAQGQTGIGNYIAIPHGKSPYVKNIGVAIGINNTEIPWESLDGNGVKGIILFAVGNDNEGATKHLKLLSLFARKLGNDEVVEELIQSESPEDVVRAFS
- a CDS encoding PTS fructose transporter subunit IIC encodes the protein MKKIKELNLKGHLLTAISYLIPIVCGAGFLIAIGMGFGGTSQGALIPGEFSIWNALATMGGAGLGLLPVVIATGISFSIAGKPGIAPGFIIGLTANAIGAGFVGGILGGYLAGYLVLAILKHVKLPSWAKGLMPTLIIPFLTSIIGGLIMVYIIGTPITALTSLLTNFLDSLGNSSLLIFGGVIGLLSGIDYGGPINKTVFAFVLTMQTEGLNGPITALQLVNTATPIGFGLAFFFAKLFRKNIYTKLEVETLKSAVPMGVINIVEGVIPLVMNDIVRGVIATAIGGFVGGATTMILGADATVPFGGVLMIPTMSKPMAGIIAIVVNAVVTGLVLAIIKKDVSEKDAEALVEKEEDDISLDDIQVF